The sequence GAGGATAGCCTTACCTATGCCATGGTGCAAAACAACCTAGGCACAGCCTACTGGAACTTGTCACAACATGAGCAACCTGTTGAGTTGCTCCAACAGGCAATCGCAGCCTATGATATTGCCCTCCGCTATCGCACGGCTGATGCTACGCCCGTTGCCCATGCTGCCACCCAAAACAATCTGGGCACGGCTTACTGGCACTTGGCAAATCACCAGAAACACCAGCCTGCCATCTATCACCAGCTTCTCCAGCAAGCGATTGCAGCCTATCTCATCACACTCAACACTGCCAACAAGGTACCCCCTGAGCAGCTCAGCTTTGACCTATTTGCTACCCACAACAATCTAGGGCTAGCCTATTACCAGTTGGCGATCGACAAACAAAGCCCCCTCACAGCCGAAACCCGTCTCAATCACCTAGACTTTTCCCTCCATCACCACCTTCAAGCTTACAACGGCTGGCAATCCCATCCAGACTATGCCCAAGCTGCTCTTGCTTACGTTATCCAAACGCTGCGAGCATTCCACAGTGAGTTTGGCCTCCAGGGTCAGAGCCGTGGTCTCTCAAAACTACCAGCC is a genomic window of Cyanobacteriota bacterium containing:
- a CDS encoding tetratricopeptide repeat protein — encoded protein: YRDPVENLQQAVLAYQEALRYRTEDADAKKRAATQNNLGTAYWHLAQHQQPVIYLRQAIAAYSEALQFYSPDEDSLTYAMVQNNLGTAYWNLSQHEQPVELLQQAIAAYDIALRYRTADATPVAHAATQNNLGTAYWHLANHQKHQPAIYHQLLQQAIAAYLITLNTANKVPPEQLSFDLFATHNNLGLAYYQLAIDKQSPLTAETRLNHLDFSLHHHLQAYNGWQSHPDYAQAALAYVIQTLRAFHSEFGLQGQSRGLSKLPAHLLPQVLPRL